One Anaeromusa acidaminophila DSM 3853 DNA segment encodes these proteins:
- a CDS encoding HAD family hydrolase, with amino-acid sequence MIKVVCFDLDGTLLPMDQGRFIKGYIEALAAKVASVTPAQPFIKALLEATEAIVMQPEAGRKNEERFWEHFYRRLPLPPGKLEPLVNEFYRQEFDSLQKVTCAAAAAAEAVKTVKKAGRTAVLATNPLFPRLAVEKRLAWAGVALEEFAHITTYESEYYCKPDIRYYQDVLARQNVLPEECLMVGNDVEEDLVAGTIGVQTVLVTDCLINAKGLPEKADHKVTLQQLPTLLQDLLR; translated from the coding sequence TTGATAAAGGTTGTTTGTTTTGATTTGGACGGAACGTTGCTGCCTATGGATCAGGGACGTTTTATTAAAGGGTATATAGAAGCCTTAGCTGCGAAGGTGGCTTCGGTTACGCCGGCGCAGCCCTTTATTAAGGCTCTTTTAGAGGCGACCGAAGCTATCGTGATGCAGCCGGAGGCAGGGAGAAAAAACGAAGAGCGCTTTTGGGAGCACTTTTATCGGCGTTTGCCATTGCCGCCAGGCAAGCTGGAACCTTTAGTGAACGAATTTTATCGGCAGGAGTTTGACTCCTTGCAAAAAGTGACCTGCGCTGCTGCGGCGGCGGCAGAAGCCGTTAAAACCGTAAAAAAAGCCGGGAGGACAGCGGTTCTGGCGACCAACCCGCTTTTTCCCCGCTTAGCAGTGGAAAAGCGCTTGGCCTGGGCTGGCGTGGCTCTTGAGGAGTTTGCACACATCACTACCTACGAAAGCGAATATTATTGCAAACCCGATATACGGTACTATCAAGATGTGCTGGCTCGACAGAATGTCTTGCCTGAAGAGTGCCTGATGGTGGGAAATGACGTGGAAGAGGATTTGGTTGCCGGCACGATTGGAGTGCAGACGGTTTTGGTAACGGATTGCCTGATCAATGCCAAAGGCTTGCCGGAGAAAGCGGACCACAAGGTGACGCTGCAGCAGTTGCCAACCTTGTTGCAGGACTTGCTGCGCTGA
- a CDS encoding LL-diaminopimelate aminotransferase, which produces MAFLNENYLKLPGSYLFAEIARRVNHFKEENPEADIIRLGIGDVTRPLPQASIEAMHKAVDEMASSDTFRGYGPEQGYAFLVEKIIAHDYASRGIQLGTDEVFVSDGSKSDVANIQEIFSNDCTVAITDPVYPVYLDTNVMAGRTGTLQEDGRFANVTYLPCNAENNFIPSFPKERVDMIYLCCPNNPTGTTLSKSELKKWVDYAKANKSIILFDSAYESYIREADIPHSIYEIEGAKEVAIEFRSFSKTAGFTGTRCAYTVVPKELMAYTKSGEAHSLNPLWNRRHTTKFNGVPYIIQRGAEAIFSEAGQAQVQETIDYYMENARIIREGLQKIGLSVFGGVNAPYIWLKTPAGIDSWGFFDKLLNEANIVGTPGAGFGPSGEGYFRLTSFGTRENTIRAIERIQTRLKV; this is translated from the coding sequence ATGGCTTTTTTAAACGAAAACTACTTAAAATTACCAGGAAGCTATTTATTTGCGGAGATCGCCCGTCGCGTGAATCACTTCAAAGAAGAAAACCCCGAAGCGGATATTATCCGTTTAGGCATAGGAGACGTAACTCGTCCTTTGCCGCAAGCTTCTATTGAGGCTATGCACAAAGCGGTTGACGAAATGGCCTCAAGCGATACCTTCCGCGGTTATGGCCCGGAACAAGGCTATGCTTTCTTAGTGGAAAAAATTATCGCTCATGACTACGCTAGCCGCGGCATTCAGCTCGGAACGGATGAGGTCTTCGTCAGTGACGGTTCCAAGAGCGACGTCGCCAACATTCAAGAAATCTTTTCCAACGACTGCACGGTAGCCATTACGGATCCAGTTTATCCGGTGTACCTAGACACTAATGTCATGGCGGGCCGCACAGGAACCCTGCAGGAAGACGGTCGCTTTGCCAATGTCACCTACTTGCCTTGCAATGCAGAGAATAATTTCATTCCTTCTTTCCCAAAAGAGCGAGTAGACATGATTTATCTTTGCTGCCCCAATAATCCTACAGGCACCACCCTCTCCAAAAGCGAACTGAAAAAATGGGTGGATTACGCCAAAGCCAACAAATCCATTATCCTCTTTGATTCCGCCTATGAATCTTACATTCGCGAGGCGGATATTCCCCATAGCATCTATGAAATTGAGGGCGCCAAAGAAGTGGCTATTGAATTCCGCTCCTTCTCAAAAACAGCTGGCTTTACCGGCACTCGCTGCGCCTACACGGTTGTGCCTAAAGAATTGATGGCTTATACCAAAAGCGGTGAAGCCCATTCTCTGAATCCGCTCTGGAACCGTCGTCACACTACGAAATTCAACGGCGTTCCTTATATTATTCAACGCGGCGCAGAAGCCATCTTCTCCGAAGCAGGCCAAGCTCAAGTGCAAGAAACCATTGACTACTACATGGAAAACGCCCGTATTATCCGTGAAGGCCTGCAAAAAATAGGGCTCTCCGTCTTCGGCGGCGTCAACGCTCCTTATATTTGGCTAAAAACGCCGGCTGGCATTGATTCTTGGGGCTTTTTCGATAAGCTTCTGAACGAAGCCAATATCGTCGGCACTCCTGGCGCAGGCTTCGGCCCCTCCGGCGAAGGGTATTTCCGGTTGACTTCCTTCGGCACGAGAGAAAACACCATTCGCGCCATTGAACGCATCCAAACTCGCTTAAAAGTCTAA
- a CDS encoding diguanylate cyclase yields the protein MHNLSFSSLTLKYISALALIGFLSVISFLNMNQLIYNEQKAAELINLNGRQRMLSQKMALYSLELIQETDGNKRIWLRKQLSDATKSMENAQTRLNGEEFSGFVQASLEDKEKIDTYIKNGNEVVALSEPAFSDEMKKKVREMIEKSNEVLLSIDNTVNQQQKESEARIAKMLYLQGISMSVIFFVLLIEAIFLFRPMIKTIRSETDQLVELNQTLAKLSSLDGLTGLANRRYFDNFLNHEWLRGIRECTGMSAIIIDIDHFKLFNDTYGHQGGDDCLKKIATTLQKTVKRSTDLVARYGGEEFVVVLPKTDKNGAIRIAEKIREEVEKLRIEHAASSTSSWVTVSIGVASSNICHDGWKENLLAAADEALYQAKNSGRNQVKVAETVGFLKGSETNKET from the coding sequence ATGCATAACTTATCTTTTTCATCATTAACTCTGAAATACATATCTGCGTTGGCGCTAATTGGATTTCTTTCAGTTATTTCTTTTTTAAATATGAACCAATTAATCTATAATGAACAAAAAGCGGCAGAATTAATAAACCTTAATGGCCGACAGCGCATGTTGTCTCAAAAAATGGCATTATATAGTTTGGAATTGATTCAAGAAACAGACGGGAACAAGCGCATATGGTTGCGCAAGCAGCTTTCAGATGCAACGAAATCAATGGAAAATGCGCAAACGCGTTTAAACGGAGAAGAGTTTAGCGGGTTTGTTCAAGCCTCTTTGGAAGACAAAGAGAAAATTGATACGTATATTAAGAATGGCAATGAGGTAGTAGCTTTAAGCGAGCCAGCTTTTTCTGACGAGATGAAAAAGAAGGTTCGCGAGATGATAGAAAAATCCAACGAAGTACTTTTGAGTATTGATAATACAGTTAATCAGCAACAAAAAGAAAGTGAAGCTCGCATTGCAAAAATGTTGTATTTGCAAGGCATAAGTATGAGTGTTATCTTTTTTGTATTGCTGATAGAAGCAATCTTCCTTTTTCGTCCTATGATAAAAACTATTCGCTCGGAAACAGACCAACTGGTGGAATTAAATCAAACATTAGCAAAACTATCTTCTTTGGATGGGCTTACAGGATTAGCGAATAGACGATATTTTGATAACTTCTTGAATCATGAGTGGTTGCGCGGCATACGAGAATGTACGGGAATGTCGGCTATTATTATCGACATAGATCACTTTAAATTATTTAATGATACTTACGGACATCAAGGAGGAGATGATTGTCTTAAAAAAATAGCTACTACTCTTCAAAAGACGGTGAAAAGATCGACAGATTTGGTTGCTCGCTATGGGGGAGAAGAATTTGTTGTTGTGTTGCCCAAAACCGATAAAAACGGTGCAATTAGGATAGCGGAAAAAATTAGAGAAGAAGTTGAAAAATTACGCATTGAACATGCTGCATCTTCAACTAGTTCTTGGGTAACAGTCAGCATAGGCGTTGCTAGTTCGAATATTTGTCATGACGGATGGAAAGAGAATCTTTTGGCTGCTGCTGACGAAGCTTTATACCAAGCCAAGAATAGCGGAAGAAACCAGGTAAAAGTAGCTGAAACAGTTGGTTTTTTAAAAGGATCTGAAACTAACAAAGAAACTTGA
- a CDS encoding ferritin — MISAKLQNAINKQIQVEMNSANIYLAMSLYSETQSLGGFASWLRIQYQEEMEHAFKFMSYLLERGGTPELSQVDAPAAAFGTPLQMFEEVLKHEQYVTKCINGLYELAVKEKDVAAQIFLQWYITEQVEEEASATAVVDKLRLIGDKSVGAIFYVDKEMGKRARG; from the coding sequence ATGATTTCGGCAAAATTACAAAATGCGATTAATAAGCAGATTCAGGTGGAAATGAATTCCGCTAATATTTATCTGGCGATGTCGTTATATAGCGAAACGCAAAGCTTAGGCGGTTTTGCATCCTGGCTGCGTATTCAATATCAAGAAGAAATGGAACATGCTTTTAAATTTATGAGCTATCTTTTAGAGAGAGGCGGTACGCCGGAGCTTTCCCAAGTTGATGCGCCGGCAGCTGCTTTTGGAACTCCGTTGCAGATGTTTGAAGAAGTGCTCAAACATGAGCAGTATGTAACTAAATGCATTAACGGCTTATATGAGCTGGCAGTTAAAGAAAAAGACGTAGCGGCGCAGATCTTCCTGCAATGGTACATCACGGAGCAAGTCGAAGAAGAAGCCAGCGCTACGGCGGTAGTAGACAAGCTTCGCCTGATTGGCGACAAGAGTGTCGGCGCCATCTTCTATGTGGATAAAGAAATGGGTAAGCGCGCTCGCGGATAA